One stretch of Pomacea canaliculata isolate SZHN2017 linkage group LG1, ASM307304v1, whole genome shotgun sequence DNA includes these proteins:
- the LOC112557060 gene encoding LOW QUALITY PROTEIN: 60S ribosomal protein L18-like (The sequence of the model RefSeq protein was modified relative to this genomic sequence to represent the inferred CDS: inserted 2 bases in 2 codons; substituted 1 base at 1 genomic stop codon): protein MGIDITHKYDRKVRRTEPKSQDIYLRLLVKLYRFLARRTNAKFNKIILKRLFMSKTNRPPLSLSKVIRLMKKPGREGKTVVVVGTVTDDVRIHKIPNXRYVCALRVTEGARARILKAGGXLLTFDQLALRAPRGXNTVLVQGPRKAREAYRHFGPPPGVPGSKAAPHVRSKGRKFERARGRRKSRGYKN from the exons ATG GGTATCGATATCACCCACAAGTATGACCGAAAGGTCCGTCGGACGGAACCGAAGTCGCAGGATATCTACTTGCGTCTGCTGGTTAAG cTGTACAGATTCCTGGCACGCCGTACAAATGccaaattcaataaaataatactgaaGAGACTCTTCATGAGCAAAACTAATCGGCCACCATTATCTTTGTCTAAAGTG ATTCGCTTAATGAAGAAACCTGGGCGTGAGGGCAAGACTGTGGTGGTTGTAGGTACTGTTACAGATGATGTTCGCATTCACAAGATCCCAAACTGAAGGTAT GTGTGTGCACTTCGTGTGACTGAAGGTGCCAGAGCCCGTATTCTGAAGGCTGGAG AACTCTTAACCTTTGATCAACTGGCTCTGCGTGCTCCAAGGG AAAACACCGTTCTTGTGCAAG GACCACGCAAAGCTCGTGAGGCATACAGGCACTTTGGACCTCCTCCTGGTGTACCTGGCAGCAAAGCAGC ccCACATGTACGGTCCAAGGGCAGAAAGTTCGAACGGGCACGTGGTCGCAGAAAGAGCCGTGGGTACAAGAATTAA